From one Plantibacter flavus genomic stretch:
- the nrdE gene encoding class 1b ribonucleoside-diphosphate reductase subunit alpha, whose translation MDYHSLNAMLNLYGPNGEIQFDKDREAAREYFLQHVNQNTVFFHSLKERLDYLVEKEYYEQAVLDKYSFDFIQELNDLAYSKKFRFQTFLGAFKYYTSYTLKTFDGKRYLERFEDRVVMTALGLADGDQQLAVALVEEIIAGRFQPATPTFLNSGKAQRGELVSCFLLRIEDNMESIARGINSALQLSKRGGGVALSLSNIRESGAPIKQIENQSSGIIPVMKLLEDSFSYANQLGARQGAGAVYLNAHHPDILRFLDTKRENADEKIRIKTLSLGVVVPDITFELAKKGEDMYLFSPYDVERVYGVPFGDISVSEKYHEMVDDSRIKKTKINAREFFQTIAEIQFESGYPYIVFEDTVNKANPIKGRINMSNLCSEILQVNTPTTYNEDLSYKEIGKDISCNLGSLNIALTMDSPDFGRTVETAIRGLTSVSDQSHISSVRSIEDGNDKSHAIGLGQMNLHGYLARERVHYGSPEGIDFTNIYFYTVVFHALRASNLIAKERGETFDGFADSQYASGEFFDKYIDQVWEPETARGRELFEQAGVQIPTQADWTALKASIQEYGIYNQNLQAVPPTGSISYINNSTSSIHPIASKIEIRKEGKLGRVYYPAPFMTNDNLEYYEDAYEIGAEKIIDTYAAATQHVDQGLSLTLFFKDTATTRDINKAQIYAWKKGIKTIYYIRLRQLALEGTEVDGCVSCML comes from the coding sequence ATGGACTACCACTCGCTCAACGCGATGCTCAACCTCTACGGCCCGAACGGCGAGATCCAGTTCGACAAGGACCGTGAGGCCGCGCGGGAGTACTTCCTCCAGCACGTCAACCAGAACACCGTCTTCTTCCACTCGCTGAAGGAACGGCTCGACTACCTCGTCGAGAAGGAGTATTACGAGCAGGCAGTGCTCGACAAGTACTCGTTCGACTTCATCCAGGAACTCAACGACCTGGCCTACTCGAAGAAGTTCCGCTTCCAGACCTTCCTCGGCGCGTTCAAGTACTACACCTCGTACACGCTGAAGACCTTCGACGGCAAACGCTACCTCGAGCGGTTCGAGGACCGCGTCGTCATGACCGCCCTCGGCCTCGCCGACGGCGACCAGCAGCTCGCGGTCGCGCTCGTCGAAGAGATCATCGCGGGTCGGTTCCAGCCGGCGACGCCCACCTTCCTCAACTCGGGCAAGGCCCAGCGAGGCGAGCTCGTCTCCTGCTTCCTCCTCCGCATCGAGGACAACATGGAGTCGATCGCCCGCGGCATCAACTCCGCGCTCCAGCTCTCGAAGCGTGGCGGTGGTGTGGCGCTCTCGCTGTCGAACATCCGTGAGTCCGGTGCGCCGATCAAGCAGATCGAGAACCAGTCGAGCGGCATCATCCCCGTGATGAAGCTCCTCGAGGACTCCTTCAGCTACGCGAACCAGCTCGGCGCGCGTCAGGGCGCCGGTGCGGTGTACCTCAACGCACACCACCCCGACATCCTGCGCTTCCTCGACACCAAGCGTGAGAACGCCGACGAGAAGATCCGGATCAAGACGCTGTCCCTCGGCGTCGTCGTCCCCGACATCACCTTCGAGCTCGCGAAGAAGGGCGAGGACATGTACCTGTTCTCCCCGTACGACGTCGAGCGCGTCTACGGTGTGCCCTTCGGCGACATCTCGGTGAGCGAGAAGTACCACGAGATGGTCGACGACTCCCGCATCAAGAAGACGAAGATCAACGCCCGCGAGTTCTTCCAGACCATCGCGGAGATCCAGTTCGAGTCCGGCTACCCGTACATCGTGTTCGAAGACACGGTGAACAAGGCGAACCCCATCAAGGGCCGCATCAACATGTCGAACCTCTGCTCGGAGATCCTCCAGGTCAACACGCCGACCACCTACAACGAGGACCTCTCGTACAAGGAGATCGGCAAGGACATCTCCTGCAACCTCGGCTCGCTGAACATCGCGCTCACGATGGACTCGCCCGACTTCGGTCGCACGGTCGAGACCGCCATCCGCGGCCTCACCTCCGTGTCCGACCAGAGCCACATCTCCTCGGTGCGTTCGATCGAGGACGGCAACGACAAGTCGCACGCCATCGGCCTCGGCCAGATGAACCTCCACGGCTACCTCGCCCGCGAGCGCGTGCACTACGGCAGCCCCGAGGGCATCGACTTCACGAACATCTACTTCTACACGGTGGTGTTCCACGCGCTGCGTGCCTCGAACCTCATCGCCAAGGAGCGCGGGGAGACCTTCGACGGTTTCGCCGACTCGCAGTACGCGTCGGGTGAGTTCTTCGACAAGTACATCGACCAGGTCTGGGAGCCCGAGACGGCTCGTGGCCGCGAGCTCTTCGAGCAGGCCGGCGTGCAGATCCCGACGCAGGCGGACTGGACGGCCCTCAAGGCGTCCATCCAGGAGTACGGCATCTACAACCAGAACCTCCAGGCCGTCCCGCCGACCGGTTCGATCTCCTACATCAACAACTCCACGTCGTCGATCCACCCGATCGCGTCGAAGATCGAGATCCGCAAGGAAGGCAAGCTCGGTCGCGTGTACTATCCGGCTCCGTTCATGACGAACGACAACCTGGAGTACTACGAGGACGCCTACGAGATCGGTGCCGAGAAGATCATCGACACGTACGCCGCGGCGACGCAGCACGTCGACCAGGGACTGTCGCTGACGCTGTTCTTCAAGGACACCGCCACCACGCGCGACATCAACAAGGCGCAGATCTACGCGTGGAAGAAGGGCATCAAGACCATCTACTACATCCGTCTCCGCCAGCTCGCGCTCGAGGGCACGGAAGTCGACGGCTGCGTCAGCTGCATGCTCTAA
- the nrdF gene encoding class 1b ribonucleoside-diphosphate reductase subunit beta codes for MSEKLKLVDRVQAINWNKIEDEKDVEVWNRLVNNFWLPEKIPLSNDVQSWNTLTPQEQQLTMRVFTGLTLLDTIQGTVGAVALIPDAITPHEEAVYTNIAFMESVHAKSYSSIFSTLSSTKEIDEAFRWSVENPNLQKKASIVLDRYHGDDPLKRKAASTLLESFLFYSGFYLPMHWSSRAKLTNTADMIRLIIRDEAVHGYYIGYKFQKGLEKLTQAERDDVKDYTFSLLYELYDNEVQYTQDLYDEVGLTEDVKKFLHYNANKALMNLGYEAMFPKTVTDVNPAILSALSPNADENHDFFSGSGSSYVIGKAVVTEDEDWDF; via the coding sequence ATGTCAGAGAAGCTCAAGCTGGTCGACCGCGTCCAGGCGATCAACTGGAACAAGATCGAGGACGAGAAGGACGTCGAGGTCTGGAACCGCCTCGTCAACAACTTCTGGCTGCCCGAGAAGATCCCGCTGTCGAACGACGTCCAGTCGTGGAACACCCTGACGCCGCAGGAGCAGCAGCTCACCATGCGCGTGTTCACGGGCCTCACGCTCCTCGACACGATCCAGGGCACTGTCGGCGCCGTCGCCCTCATCCCCGATGCGATCACCCCGCACGAGGAGGCCGTCTACACGAACATCGCGTTCATGGAGTCGGTGCACGCGAAGAGCTACTCCTCGATCTTCTCCACGCTCAGCAGCACGAAGGAGATCGACGAGGCGTTCCGCTGGTCGGTCGAGAACCCGAACCTGCAGAAGAAGGCGTCCATCGTCCTCGACCGCTACCACGGTGACGACCCGCTGAAGCGGAAGGCCGCCTCGACCCTCCTCGAGTCGTTCCTCTTCTACTCGGGCTTCTACCTGCCCATGCACTGGTCGAGCCGCGCCAAGCTCACCAACACGGCCGACATGATCCGCCTGATCATCCGCGACGAGGCCGTGCACGGGTACTACATCGGCTACAAGTTCCAGAAGGGACTCGAGAAGCTCACGCAGGCTGAGCGCGACGACGTGAAGGACTACACGTTCTCGCTGCTCTACGAGCTCTACGACAACGAGGTGCAGTACACGCAGGACCTCTACGACGAGGTCGGCCTCACCGAGGACGTCAAGAAGTTCCTGCACTACAACGCCAACAAGGCGCTCATGAACCTCGGCTACGAGGCCATGTTCCCGAAGACGGTCACGGACGTGAACCCGGCGATCCTGTCGGCGCTCTCCCCGAACGCCGACGAGAACCACGACTTCTTCTCGGGTTCCGGCTCCTCCTACGTGATCGGCAAGGCCGTGGTCACGGAAGACGAGGACTGGGACTTCTAG
- a CDS encoding alpha/beta fold hydrolase: MTEPVVDTASSLAARTITPVELPRHRWGRHDAPARALVVHGLGSNGPSTWRICAALADRGWLVEAVDLRGHGVAPRALDYRVEAYAADLLATRPTPVRGVGHAAWDLVVGHSLGGAATAVAAAADPRWAAAVVLLDPAIALDDHDAEIIRASQEAAFADNTIASVRAKNPEWHPLDVEIKVQAVSEASRWAIEQTSEQNHPWDVRPAAAALRNPTFVIASDPEVYSLFRGALAAEILANRQVSLTIVQGAGHNVHRDRPAETTKAIGDWAELQLEQRARRET; the protein is encoded by the coding sequence ATGACCGAGCCCGTCGTCGACACCGCGTCCAGCCTCGCCGCCCGCACGATCACGCCCGTGGAGCTCCCGCGTCACCGCTGGGGTCGTCACGACGCGCCGGCTCGGGCGCTCGTGGTCCACGGACTCGGCAGCAACGGTCCGAGCACCTGGCGCATCTGCGCCGCCCTGGCCGATCGCGGTTGGCTCGTCGAGGCGGTCGACCTCCGCGGCCACGGCGTCGCCCCTCGTGCGCTGGACTACCGGGTCGAGGCCTACGCCGCCGATCTGCTGGCCACCAGGCCGACCCCCGTGCGCGGCGTCGGGCACGCCGCGTGGGACCTGGTCGTCGGACACTCGCTCGGAGGCGCCGCCACCGCGGTCGCCGCCGCAGCCGATCCCCGGTGGGCGGCGGCGGTCGTGCTGCTCGACCCCGCCATCGCGCTCGACGACCACGACGCCGAGATCATCCGCGCCAGCCAGGAGGCCGCCTTCGCCGACAACACGATCGCTTCCGTCCGCGCGAAGAACCCGGAGTGGCACCCACTGGACGTGGAGATCAAGGTCCAGGCGGTGTCCGAGGCGAGCCGGTGGGCGATCGAGCAGACGAGCGAGCAGAACCACCCGTGGGACGTCCGTCCTGCGGCGGCCGCTCTGCGCAACCCGACCTTCGTGATCGCCTCCGATCCGGAGGTGTACAGCCTCTTCCGCGGCGCGCTCGCCGCCGAGATCCTCGCGAACCGCCAGGTCAGCCTGACGATCGTCCAGGGTGCCGGTCACAACGTGCACCGGGACCGCCCGGCGGAGACCACGAAGGCCATCGGCGATTGGGCCGAGCTGCAACTCGAGCAGCGGGCGCGTCGCGAGACCTGA
- a CDS encoding DoxX family protein, with product MAGSKARTAARLLLGGALVFAGVSHLTFARKDFQAQVPEWVPIDEDTTVLASGVVEIALGAALASGVKRTAVGNLAAAFFTAIFPGNLSQWLNRRDAFGLDTDSRRFTRLFFQPVLIAWALWSTRR from the coding sequence ATGGCTGGATCGAAAGCCCGCACCGCCGCACGTCTGCTGCTCGGAGGCGCACTCGTCTTCGCCGGCGTCAGTCACCTGACCTTCGCTCGGAAGGACTTCCAGGCGCAGGTGCCGGAATGGGTCCCGATCGACGAGGACACCACCGTGCTCGCCTCGGGCGTCGTCGAGATCGCCCTGGGTGCGGCACTCGCCTCAGGCGTGAAGCGGACGGCCGTCGGTAACCTCGCCGCGGCGTTCTTCACCGCGATCTTCCCGGGCAACCTCTCCCAGTGGCTCAACCGCCGCGACGCCTTCGGCCTCGACACCGACAGCCGCCGGTTCACCCGCCTCTTCTTCCAGCCCGTGCTCATCGCCTGGGCACTCTGGTCCACCCGACGCTGA
- a CDS encoding aldo/keto reductase, which translates to MADSTPTVLLNDGHTIPQLGFGVYKVPDLASTEIVRMALEVGYRHIDTASLYGNERGTGIAIRESGIARDELFVTTKVWNTDQGYEETLRAFDTSLDLLGLDHVDLYLIHWPAPGQDRYRETWRALERLRAEGRTRSIGVSNFHRSHLERLLESAEVTPAVNQVELHPFLPQRELRAVNAAHGIATEAWSPLARGRFFTPAADGYDATSDLGAIARKHGRTVAQVVLRWHLQLGNIVIPKSATPARIAENFTVFDFTLDADDLAAISALENGERTGTDPDRLD; encoded by the coding sequence ATGGCAGACAGCACCCCGACCGTCCTCCTCAACGACGGGCACACGATCCCCCAGCTCGGCTTCGGCGTCTACAAGGTCCCGGACCTCGCCAGCACCGAGATCGTGCGGATGGCGCTCGAGGTCGGGTACCGCCACATCGACACCGCGTCGCTGTACGGCAACGAGCGAGGCACCGGCATCGCGATCCGCGAGTCGGGTATCGCCCGCGACGAACTCTTCGTCACGACGAAGGTCTGGAACACCGATCAGGGGTACGAGGAGACGCTGCGCGCGTTCGACACGAGCCTCGACCTCCTCGGCCTCGACCACGTCGACCTGTACCTCATCCACTGGCCGGCCCCGGGGCAGGACCGGTACCGCGAGACCTGGCGCGCGCTCGAGCGGTTGCGGGCCGAAGGACGTACGCGCTCCATCGGCGTCTCCAACTTCCACCGCAGCCATCTCGAACGACTCCTGGAGTCGGCGGAGGTCACCCCGGCCGTCAACCAGGTCGAACTCCACCCGTTCCTCCCCCAGCGGGAGTTGCGCGCCGTCAACGCGGCACACGGCATCGCGACGGAGGCCTGGTCGCCGCTCGCCCGCGGCCGCTTCTTCACGCCCGCCGCCGACGGATACGACGCCACCTCCGACCTCGGGGCCATCGCACGGAAGCACGGGCGCACGGTCGCGCAGGTGGTGCTGCGCTGGCACCTGCAGCTCGGCAACATCGTCATCCCCAAGTCGGCCACACCGGCGCGGATCGCGGAGAACTTCACGGTGTTCGACTTCACCCTCGACGCCGACGACCTGGCCGCCATCTCGGCGCTCGAGAACGGCGAGCGCACCGGCACCGACCCGGACCGGCTCGACTGA
- a CDS encoding MFS transporter gives MSSYRDLLRTPGVARIIAAQLTARFPFGMLSLAFLLHIEQVTGSYGAAGLVLAATSIGQAIAGPLTSRWMGVWGIRKVLLLTLAVCAVSVTTIALVTMTVPAYMAVGFVAGLSTPPVQPAVRTIYPKLVTSQQLTPLFSLDASAQEIIWVLGPVVTTFVSTQVGTVWGIALAAAIMVVGCLWFISSPEVGRVRIPRSRRKLGQVLKRPPVLLATVVGFLLIGACSAVEAGVVATFGHDGLEAGIVLAIFSVGSLAGGLALGHTPIGPYALARRIFIVFAGLAVASLFLNAWWLSVTLFVAGIGIAPALAVLFAIVSASVKFSDTAEAYGWVGTGQLIGAAMGSAAAGFLIDGSGAVGAFWVAGLFALLGFVIPWIGHRWHPDLRGRDASPIPDTEPINTHPS, from the coding sequence GTGAGCAGCTACCGTGACCTCCTTCGTACCCCCGGCGTCGCCCGGATCATCGCGGCGCAGCTCACCGCACGCTTCCCGTTCGGGATGCTCTCGCTGGCCTTCCTGCTCCACATCGAACAGGTCACCGGGTCCTACGGTGCCGCCGGGCTCGTCCTCGCCGCGACGAGCATCGGGCAGGCGATCGCCGGCCCCCTCACGAGCCGGTGGATGGGCGTCTGGGGCATCCGCAAGGTGCTCCTCCTCACCCTCGCGGTGTGTGCCGTCTCCGTCACGACCATCGCCCTCGTCACCATGACCGTCCCCGCGTACATGGCGGTCGGATTCGTCGCCGGGCTGAGCACCCCGCCCGTCCAGCCCGCGGTCCGCACCATCTACCCGAAGCTCGTCACCTCCCAGCAGCTCACCCCGTTGTTCTCCCTCGACGCCTCGGCCCAGGAGATCATCTGGGTGCTCGGGCCCGTCGTGACCACCTTCGTGTCCACCCAGGTCGGCACGGTCTGGGGCATCGCCCTGGCGGCGGCGATCATGGTCGTCGGCTGCCTGTGGTTCATCTCCTCACCGGAGGTCGGGCGCGTGCGCATCCCGAGGAGCCGTCGCAAGCTCGGGCAGGTGCTCAAGCGCCCGCCGGTCCTCCTCGCCACCGTCGTCGGCTTCCTCCTCATCGGCGCCTGTTCGGCCGTCGAGGCGGGCGTCGTCGCGACCTTCGGGCACGACGGCCTCGAAGCCGGTATCGTCCTCGCGATCTTCTCGGTCGGCTCGCTGGCCGGCGGCCTCGCCCTCGGTCACACCCCGATCGGTCCCTACGCGCTGGCGCGCCGCATCTTCATCGTCTTCGCCGGACTCGCCGTCGCGAGCCTCTTCCTCAACGCCTGGTGGCTGTCGGTCACCCTCTTCGTCGCGGGCATCGGCATCGCACCGGCCCTCGCCGTGCTGTTCGCCATCGTCTCGGCGAGCGTGAAGTTCAGCGACACGGCCGAGGCCTACGGCTGGGTCGGCACCGGTCAGCTCATCGGTGCCGCGATGGGGTCGGCGGCGGCCGGCTTCCTCATCGACGGCTCCGGAGCGGTCGGCGCGTTCTGGGTCGCCGGCCTGTTCGCGCTGCTCGGTTTCGTCATCCCCTGGATCGGTCACCGCTGGCACCCCGACCTCCGCGGCCGCGATGCGAGCCCGATCCCCGACACCGAGCCGATCAACACCCACCCGTCCTGA
- a CDS encoding sulfurtransferase: protein MPILITPDDLAALIASETPVRVLDVRWRLDAPDGRPAYLEGHLPGAVYVDLDHELADHVPPGEAAVRGRHPLPDREALQASARSWGVDDGDVVVVYDDLKSLSAARAWWVLRNAGIADVRILDGAFRAWTDAGLPVERGEVVPEPGTVTLTTGVLPSIDIDTAATWAGEGRVLLDARAGERYRGDVEPIDPRAGHIPGALNTPTTANVGADGRFLSPETLREQFLAAGVPEDATVATYCGSGVTAAHNAVALTLAGFEPALYPGSWSEWANHPERPVATGPEA from the coding sequence ATGCCCATCCTCATCACCCCGGACGACCTCGCCGCCTTGATCGCCTCCGAGACGCCGGTGCGCGTCCTCGACGTGCGGTGGCGACTCGACGCACCGGACGGACGGCCCGCCTACCTCGAGGGACACCTGCCCGGCGCCGTGTACGTCGACCTCGACCACGAGCTGGCCGACCACGTGCCGCCCGGAGAAGCGGCCGTCCGAGGCCGCCACCCCCTGCCCGATCGCGAGGCGCTCCAGGCGTCCGCGCGATCGTGGGGCGTCGACGACGGTGACGTGGTCGTGGTCTACGACGACCTCAAGAGCCTGTCGGCGGCGCGCGCCTGGTGGGTGCTGCGGAACGCCGGCATCGCGGACGTCCGCATCCTCGACGGCGCGTTCCGGGCGTGGACGGATGCCGGACTACCCGTGGAGCGTGGCGAGGTCGTCCCAGAACCCGGGACCGTCACGCTGACGACGGGTGTCCTGCCGAGCATCGACATCGACACCGCAGCGACGTGGGCGGGCGAGGGGCGGGTCCTGCTGGACGCGCGCGCCGGCGAGCGGTACCGGGGTGACGTCGAACCGATCGATCCCCGGGCCGGTCACATCCCCGGAGCGCTCAACACACCGACGACCGCCAACGTCGGCGCCGACGGCCGGTTCCTCTCGCCTGAGACCCTCCGCGAGCAGTTCCTCGCCGCGGGCGTACCGGAGGATGCGACGGTCGCCACCTACTGCGGCAGTGGGGTGACCGCGGCGCACAACGCGGTCGCACTCACCCTGGCCGGCTTCGAACCGGCGCTGTACCCGGGGTCGTGGAGCGAGTGGGCGAACCACCCGGAGCGTCCGGTGGCGACAGGACCCGAGGCCTGA
- a CDS encoding flavin reductase family protein, whose translation MTALPSPVDGGEVAPGFASLSPDDFKAAFRQHPAGVSVITADDGSGPVGLTATSVFSVSAEPPLLVFSVSSLSSSAPTITASDTVVVHLLGSEQLHIAKLCATSGIDRFADTSIWDRLPTGEPYFTGNGVWIRGRIVNRMEAGTSTVIAVHALESSVSQPQAAEEPVRAEPAAEAPAPAVPAFTPSFDGAPLVYHNRTWHRLDANSQIDG comes from the coding sequence GTGACCGCCTTGCCGTCCCCCGTCGACGGCGGCGAGGTCGCCCCCGGTTTCGCCTCCCTGTCCCCCGACGACTTCAAGGCGGCGTTCCGTCAGCACCCCGCCGGCGTCTCGGTCATCACCGCCGACGACGGCTCCGGGCCGGTGGGGCTGACCGCCACCTCGGTCTTCTCCGTCAGTGCGGAACCGCCGCTCCTCGTCTTCTCCGTGTCGTCGCTGTCCTCGAGCGCGCCGACCATCACCGCATCCGACACCGTCGTGGTCCACCTCCTGGGTTCCGAGCAGCTGCACATCGCGAAGCTCTGCGCGACGAGCGGAATCGATCGCTTCGCCGACACCTCCATCTGGGACCGCCTGCCGACGGGCGAGCCGTACTTCACGGGCAACGGCGTCTGGATCCGCGGACGCATCGTCAACCGCATGGAGGCGGGCACCTCGACGGTCATCGCGGTGCACGCGCTGGAGTCGAGCGTTTCGCAGCCGCAAGCGGCCGAGGAGCCGGTCCGGGCCGAGCCTGCCGCCGAGGCACCCGCTCCCGCCGTCCCGGCTTTCACCCCGAGCTTCGATGGCGCGCCGCTCGTCTACCACAACCGCACCTGGCACCGCCTCGACGCGAACTCGCAGATCGACGGCTGA
- the nrdH gene encoding glutaredoxin-like protein NrdH, with product MAITVYTKPSCVQCTATYRALDNKGIEYNILDLSVDENALEQVKALGYLQAPVVITEEDHWSGFRPDKIEELAARLA from the coding sequence ATGGCAATCACGGTCTACACGAAGCCCAGTTGCGTGCAGTGCACCGCGACGTACCGCGCACTCGACAACAAGGGCATCGAGTACAACATCCTCGACCTCTCGGTCGACGAGAACGCACTCGAGCAGGTCAAGGCCCTCGGCTACCTGCAGGCACCGGTCGTCATCACCGAGGAAGACCACTGGTCGGGCTTCCGTCCCGACAAGATCGAAGAGCTCGCCGCACGTCTGGCTTGA
- the nrdI gene encoding class Ib ribonucleoside-diphosphate reductase assembly flavoprotein NrdI yields the protein MQPRLIYFSSISGNTHRFMQKLDLPSLQIPLYAKDEAVHATAPYVLVTPTYGGGNGDGAVPKQVIRFLNVEANRSLIRGVIAAGNTNFGEAYGLAGDVIASKCKVPHLYRFELFGTQDDVTTVHNGLESFWQQRQFQ from the coding sequence GTGCAACCACGGCTGATCTACTTCTCCAGCATTTCCGGCAACACGCATCGCTTCATGCAGAAGCTCGACCTGCCCTCGTTGCAGATCCCGCTGTATGCGAAAGACGAAGCCGTGCACGCCACGGCACCCTACGTCCTCGTGACCCCCACCTACGGCGGGGGCAACGGCGACGGAGCGGTGCCCAAACAGGTGATCCGGTTCCTCAACGTGGAGGCCAACCGCTCCCTGATCCGCGGGGTCATCGCCGCCGGCAACACGAACTTCGGCGAGGCCTACGGGCTCGCCGGCGACGTGATCGCCAGCAAATGCAAGGTCCCGCACCTGTACCGCTTCGAACTCTTCGGAACCCAGGACGATGTCACCACCGTCCACAATGGATTGGAATCATTTTGGCAGCAGCGCCAGTTTCAGTGA
- a CDS encoding DUF4349 domain-containing protein — protein MKRSAVIRTTTVLVSAVLVGLVLSGCSAGSSTEAGSDSRAAMPAPGQVAGDAQLGVDGAASPDLTQQQVVTTGSLTVTADDPISTATDATRIVTEAGGRVDSRDETPGTSDQAAQATLTVRIPADDFDDVLAQLQALGTVNSLSVSAVDVTAQAADLDARVTALQASVDRLLGLMAASTTTADLLAAETSLSQRQAELDGLVAQRDALADQVDFSSVFVSFVAPGVVAPGVPTDFWGGVVAGWNALVAAASGLVVVVGVLVPWLLPLAVVAAVVVLLVRSGRRRAARRSQTPATSAGPDATMDR, from the coding sequence ATGAAGCGCTCAGCAGTGATCCGCACCACCACCGTGTTGGTCTCGGCCGTCCTCGTCGGGCTCGTCCTCTCGGGCTGCTCGGCCGGGTCGAGCACCGAGGCCGGCAGCGACTCGCGAGCTGCGATGCCCGCGCCCGGCCAGGTCGCCGGCGACGCGCAGCTCGGCGTCGACGGCGCCGCCTCCCCCGACCTCACGCAACAGCAGGTGGTCACGACCGGTTCACTCACCGTCACCGCTGACGACCCGATCAGCACCGCGACGGACGCCACCCGGATCGTCACCGAGGCGGGCGGGCGCGTTGACAGCCGCGACGAGACTCCGGGCACCTCCGACCAGGCCGCGCAGGCGACCCTGACGGTCCGCATCCCCGCCGACGACTTCGACGACGTGCTCGCACAGCTGCAGGCACTCGGCACGGTGAACAGCCTCTCCGTGTCCGCGGTGGACGTCACGGCACAGGCCGCCGACCTCGACGCGCGGGTCACCGCCCTCCAGGCCTCCGTCGACCGACTGCTCGGACTCATGGCGGCTTCGACCACGACGGCCGACCTCCTCGCCGCCGAGACCAGCCTGTCCCAGCGGCAGGCGGAACTGGACGGGCTCGTCGCCCAGCGCGACGCGCTCGCCGACCAGGTCGACTTCTCCTCCGTGTTCGTGAGCTTCGTGGCCCCAGGCGTGGTCGCGCCGGGCGTGCCCACCGACTTCTGGGGCGGCGTGGTCGCCGGGTGGAACGCGCTCGTCGCCGCCGCCTCGGGGCTCGTCGTCGTGGTCGGCGTCCTGGTGCCGTGGCTGCTCCCCCTCGCGGTCGTCGCCGCGGTCGTGGTCCTCCTCGTCAGGTCGGGCCGCCGGCGCGCCGCTCGCCGCTCGCAGACACCTGCCACCTCGGCCGGGCCCGATGCGACAATGGACCGGTGA
- a CDS encoding NADPH-dependent FMN reductase, protein MPQLMIVTGSVRPERVGGAVADWVAGVAETDERFTVDAVDLRELALPFMDEPAHPRKRAYVHPHTISWSERVDRTDAFVFVTPEYNYSYAPALKNALDYLMHEWARKPVGIVSYGGLSGGTRGVVALRPVLQALGLVSTGANVEIPYVSRQIADGVFTPNDRQTTMLPMLLGELAALDEALAPLRADH, encoded by the coding sequence ATGCCGCAACTCATGATCGTCACCGGGAGCGTCCGCCCCGAGCGGGTGGGCGGCGCCGTCGCTGACTGGGTCGCCGGCGTGGCGGAGACGGACGAGCGGTTCACCGTCGACGCGGTCGATCTCCGGGAACTGGCGTTGCCGTTCATGGACGAGCCCGCGCACCCGCGCAAGCGCGCCTACGTCCACCCGCACACGATCTCCTGGAGCGAGCGGGTCGACCGGACGGACGCCTTCGTGTTCGTGACGCCCGAGTACAACTACAGCTACGCGCCCGCCCTCAAGAACGCGCTCGACTACCTCATGCACGAGTGGGCGCGGAAGCCGGTCGGGATCGTCAGCTACGGCGGGCTGTCGGGCGGAACCCGCGGCGTCGTCGCGCTTCGACCTGTCCTGCAGGCCCTCGGTCTCGTCAGTACCGGTGCGAACGTGGAGATCCCGTACGTCTCACGGCAGATCGCCGACGGCGTGTTCACGCCCAACGACCGCCAGACGACCATGCTCCCGATGCTGCTGGGCGAACTGGCCGCACTCGACGAGGCCCTCGCGCCGCTGCGCGCCGACCACTGA